A window of Roseovarius sp. THAF27 contains these coding sequences:
- a CDS encoding FMN-binding glutamate synthase family protein produces the protein MADGDLPQKKQLNRDVNRIGDSFIFPPRVMDDIHIKSELGRYRMRGFSLFKKIPHWDDLTFLPGTLTRFVIEGYREKCETKTVIGPRAKVPLELDIPVYITGMSFGALSYEAKTALARGATMAGTATCSGEGGMIPDERRYSSKWFYQCIQSRYGFNPNHLVLADGCEFFIGQGCKVGLGGHLMGQKVTDQVAEMRSLPAGIDQRSPARHPDWLGPDDLALKIQEIREATDWQIPIQLKLGASRVFDDVRMAVKCDPDSIYIDGMEGGTGAGPHLATEDTGVPGMAAIRQARKAIDSLGKRGEISLVYAGGIRNGADVAKAIALGADAIAIGHSAMMALNCNKDIPEANYPEEIGAEPGYCYHCHTGRCPVGVATQDPKLRERLDPDEAAERVYNFLHTLTIEAQLFARACGKTYLHSLEPEDLAALTMEASAMAGVPLAGTGHTVGVEDYHHF, from the coding sequence ATGGCTGATGGTGATCTGCCGCAGAAAAAACAGCTGAACCGCGATGTGAATCGCATCGGTGACAGCTTTATCTTCCCGCCGCGTGTGATGGATGACATCCACATCAAGTCCGAGCTTGGCCGCTACCGGATGCGGGGGTTTTCGCTGTTCAAGAAGATCCCGCACTGGGATGACCTGACATTCCTGCCCGGTACGCTGACGCGCTTTGTGATCGAAGGGTATCGCGAGAAATGTGAGACCAAGACCGTGATCGGGCCGCGCGCCAAGGTGCCGCTGGAGCTGGACATCCCGGTCTATATCACCGGCATGTCGTTCGGTGCGCTGTCCTATGAGGCGAAGACCGCGCTGGCCCGCGGCGCCACGATGGCGGGCACGGCGACCTGTTCGGGCGAGGGGGGCATGATCCCCGACGAGCGGCGCTATAGCTCCAAGTGGTTCTATCAGTGCATCCAGTCGCGCTATGGCTTCAACCCCAACCACCTTGTTCTGGCCGATGGCTGTGAATTCTTCATCGGGCAGGGCTGCAAGGTTGGTCTGGGTGGGCACCTGATGGGTCAGAAAGTGACCGACCAGGTGGCCGAGATGCGGTCGCTGCCCGCGGGGATCGACCAGCGGTCGCCGGCGCGTCACCCCGACTGGCTGGGCCCGGACGACCTGGCGCTGAAGATCCAGGAGATCCGCGAGGCGACCGACTGGCAGATTCCGATCCAGCTGAAGCTGGGCGCGAGCCGCGTTTTCGACGATGTGCGGATGGCGGTGAAGTGTGACCCGGACAGCATCTATATTGACGGGATGGAAGGTGGCACGGGCGCGGGCCCGCACCTGGCCACGGAAGATACCGGTGTGCCGGGCATGGCGGCGATCCGTCAGGCGCGCAAGGCCATCGACAGCCTTGGCAAGCGCGGCGAGATCAGCTTGGTCTACGCCGGCGGGATCCGGAACGGCGCGGACGTGGCCAAGGCCATCGCGCTGGGCGCGGATGCCATCGCGATCGGCCACTCGGCGATGATGGCGCTGAACTGCAACAAGGACATCCCCGAGGCCAACTATCCCGAGGAGATCGGAGCCGAGCCGGGCTATTGCTACCACTGTCACACGGGGCGCTGCCCGGTGGGCGTGGCGACGCAGGACCCCAAGCTGCGCGAGCGGTTGGACCCGGACGAGGCGGCGGAGCGCGTGTACAACTTCCTGCACACGCTGACCATCGAGGCGCAGCTCTTCGCACGGGCGTGCGGCAAGACCTACCTGCACTCGTTGGAACCGGAGGACTTGGCCGCGCTGACGATGGAGGCCTCGGCCATGGCGGGGGTTCCGCTGGCGGGCACCGGCCATACGGTTGGCGTCGAGGATTATCACCATTTTTAA
- a CDS encoding GXGXG motif-containing protein gives MASVSDAELKKMTQEERVTALGMRTEQLTGKSLYVEFDPDAEERFTYPWAPDVDFNKRTEIDCDGKTVTEVNSNIRELMREGYGTIVLQNPRGMHSVGVGILSKLNLIIEGSTGYFTTGLIDGPNVRINGRVGWSCGENMMSGTIMIEKNAGSTFGAAIRGGDLVCRGSVGSRTGIDQKGGTIIVGGDTGALSGFMMQRGRMVVCGNAGKNLGDSMYDGTIYVGGEIKSLGVDAVEAELTELDKKWLTRKLTQYGLMPEKGVDHFTKVVAGKMLWNYDNLEPSEKKLIL, from the coding sequence ATGGCAAGCGTGAGCGACGCAGAACTGAAGAAGATGACCCAGGAGGAGCGGGTGACCGCGCTGGGCATGCGGACCGAACAGCTGACGGGCAAGTCGCTTTACGTCGAGTTCGACCCGGATGCCGAGGAGCGGTTTACCTACCCCTGGGCGCCCGACGTGGACTTCAACAAGCGGACCGAGATCGACTGTGACGGCAAGACCGTGACGGAAGTGAACTCGAACATCCGCGAGTTGATGCGCGAGGGGTATGGCACGATCGTGCTGCAGAACCCGCGCGGGATGCACAGCGTCGGCGTGGGGATCCTGAGCAAGCTGAACCTGATCATCGAAGGCTCGACCGGGTATTTCACCACCGGGCTGATCGACGGGCCGAACGTGCGCATCAACGGGCGCGTGGGCTGGTCCTGCGGCGAGAACATGATGTCGGGCACGATCATGATCGAGAAGAATGCCGGCTCGACCTTCGGCGCGGCCATCCGGGGCGGCGACCTTGTGTGCCGCGGCTCGGTGGGGTCGCGCACGGGGATCGACCAGAAGGGCGGTACGATCATCGTTGGTGGCGATACCGGCGCGCTGAGTGGCTTCATGATGCAGCGGGGCCGGATGGTGGTCTGCGGGAACGCGGGCAAGAACCTGGGCGACTCGATGTATGACGGCACGATTTACGTGGGCGGCGAGATCAAGAGCCTTGGCGTGGATGCTGTCGAGGCGGAGCTGACCGAGCTGGACAAGAAGTGGCTGACACGGAAGCTGACGCAATACGGCCTGATGCCCGAAAAGGGGGTGGATCACTTCACCAAGGTCGTCGCGGGCAAGATGCTGTGGAACTACGACAACCTCGAGCCGTCCGAGAAGAAGCTGATCCTGTGA
- a CDS encoding glutamine amidotransferase gives MCGIAGLIYKGKSSDVGSEMTSMLLALKHRGPDSTGYAVYGEPTEGDYIMRLKVAEAEDMEKGRGVHKVIEDRIAYVEQVMEEHGAKIKSKDAPLEYALRYVFTGADNLGEMAEHIEEQDGIEILSMGNGLELIKDLGDASVVSKAYGLNDFKGTHAIGHTRMATESDVDIKSAHPYWAFPYNDVSVVHNGQITNYWIMRREMERKGHRFMSNCDSELLAVYTAHNLANGITLEESLRKSIEEIDGVFTYLVATKDQLGMAKDTMAAKPLVLYESDDLIAMASEEVAIRAILPQEIDTTDPYDEEVRVWQA, from the coding sequence ATGTGTGGAATTGCTGGACTAATCTACAAGGGCAAGAGCAGCGATGTGGGGTCGGAGATGACCTCGATGCTGCTGGCGCTCAAGCACCGGGGGCCGGACAGTACCGGCTACGCGGTATATGGTGAACCGACCGAGGGCGATTACATCATGCGCCTGAAGGTGGCCGAGGCCGAGGACATGGAAAAGGGCCGTGGCGTTCACAAGGTGATCGAGGACCGCATCGCCTATGTCGAACAGGTGATGGAAGAGCATGGCGCCAAGATCAAGTCCAAGGACGCGCCGCTGGAATACGCGCTGCGCTATGTGTTCACCGGCGCCGACAACCTGGGCGAGATGGCCGAGCATATCGAGGAGCAGGACGGTATCGAGATCCTGTCGATGGGCAATGGCCTGGAGCTGATCAAGGACCTGGGCGATGCATCGGTTGTGTCAAAGGCCTACGGTCTGAATGACTTCAAGGGAACGCACGCCATCGGGCACACGCGGATGGCCACGGAATCGGACGTGGATATCAAGTCGGCCCACCCGTACTGGGCGTTTCCCTATAACGACGTGAGCGTGGTGCATAACGGCCAGATCACCAATTACTGGATCATGCGCCGCGAGATGGAGCGCAAGGGTCACCGGTTCATGTCGAACTGCGACTCTGAGCTGCTGGCGGTCTATACCGCGCATAACCTGGCCAACGGCATCACGCTGGAGGAAAGCCTGCGCAAGTCGATCGAGGAGATCGACGGGGTGTTCACCTACCTGGTGGCCACCAAGGACCAACTGGGCATGGCGAAAGACACGATGGCGGCGAAACCGCTGGTTCTTTATGAATCCGACGACCTGATCGCGATGGCGAGCGAAGAGGTGGCGATCCGCGCGATCCTTCCGCAGGAAATCGACACGACAGATCCCTATGATGAGGAGGTCCGGGTATGGCAAGCGTGA
- a CDS encoding glutamine synthetase family protein, with amino-acid sequence MDLEKFVEAPGRDEKIKEVRKMIDAKGIEYLYLQFVSVTGKIMGKGIPADHWETVAKKGFQLVYGATVNLFTNRAGEYLGYGPEAAELVGIPEPETFMQLPWAPTIGRFYCTLFRNREEKENPGGFLTSDCRGNLRRMHEDFKKKHGRSLRIGTEPEMMWLKFDENGKPRDGYSKPYCYHIDQFESLRPVSMQVIRYARMMGLDMIQGDHEDAPGQLELNWMFDDVLRNADRLTTYRQICAQVARENGIFACFMTKPFMGVSASGCHHNMSLWRGGEDEFVKCGNDPKDLPGMKDNYMYVKGGENTFMPDDDDPQMPGKEGLEAIGGVVHHLQALTAVGCSTVNSYRRLWDTGFWAPVFADWGFQNRTTGLRVSAPGRFEYRSVDSMVNPYLMGSTLLAAMDDGIDNKLDPGKPEERNIYEAIKDGKDVKKLPMSLGEALEYLKNDEVVQRGMPGEMYRLYDEYKHDEYARFMSTVTDWDKDTYMECLP; translated from the coding sequence ATGGATCTTGAGAAATTTGTCGAGGCCCCCGGGCGCGACGAGAAAATCAAAGAAGTCCGCAAGATGATCGATGCGAAGGGCATCGAGTACCTTTACCTGCAATTCGTGTCGGTGACCGGCAAGATCATGGGCAAGGGCATTCCTGCCGATCACTGGGAAACCGTCGCGAAGAAGGGCTTTCAGCTGGTCTATGGCGCCACGGTGAACCTGTTCACCAACCGTGCGGGCGAGTATCTGGGTTATGGACCCGAAGCGGCCGAGCTGGTGGGGATCCCGGAACCGGAAACCTTCATGCAGCTGCCCTGGGCGCCGACCATCGGGCGCTTTTACTGCACGTTGTTCCGCAACCGCGAGGAAAAGGAAAATCCGGGTGGGTTCCTGACCTCGGACTGCCGGGGCAACCTGCGCCGGATGCACGAGGACTTCAAGAAGAAGCACGGCCGGAGCCTGCGCATCGGGACCGAGCCCGAGATGATGTGGCTGAAGTTCGACGAGAACGGCAAGCCGCGCGACGGCTATTCGAAGCCCTATTGCTATCACATCGACCAGTTCGAAAGCCTGCGTCCGGTGTCGATGCAGGTGATCCGGTATGCCCGCATGATGGGTCTGGACATGATCCAGGGCGACCACGAGGACGCGCCCGGGCAACTGGAGCTGAACTGGATGTTCGATGACGTGCTGCGCAACGCGGACCGTCTGACCACGTACCGCCAGATCTGTGCGCAGGTGGCGCGCGAGAACGGCATTTTCGCCTGCTTCATGACCAAGCCGTTCATGGGCGTGTCGGCCTCGGGCTGTCACCACAACATGAGCCTGTGGCGCGGCGGCGAGGACGAGTTCGTCAAGTGCGGCAACGATCCCAAGGATCTGCCGGGGATGAAAGACAACTACATGTACGTCAAGGGCGGTGAGAACACGTTCATGCCCGATGACGACGACCCGCAGATGCCCGGCAAGGAGGGCCTGGAGGCGATCGGCGGCGTGGTGCATCACCTGCAGGCGCTGACCGCAGTGGGCTGTTCGACGGTGAATTCCTATCGCCGGCTTTGGGACACGGGCTTCTGGGCGCCGGTCTTTGCCGACTGGGGCTTCCAGAACCGCACCACGGGCCTGCGCGTGTCGGCGCCGGGGCGGTTCGAATACCGTTCGGTCGACAGCATGGTGAACCCGTACCTGATGGGCTCGACCCTGTTGGCGGCGATGGACGATGGCATCGACAACAAGCTGGACCCCGGCAAGCCCGAAGAGCGCAACATCTACGAGGCGATCAAGGACGGCAAGGACGTCAAGAAACTGCCGATGAGCCTGGGCGAGGCGCTGGAATACCTCAAGAACGACGAGGTGGTGCAGCGCGGGATGCCCGGCGAGATGTACCGGCTTTACGACGAGTACAAGCACGACGAATACGCCCGGTTCATGTCCACCGTGACGGATTGGGACAAGGACACGTACATGGAGTGCCTGCCCTGA
- a CDS encoding FadR/GntR family transcriptional regulator: MGDAQRMGSADIAGLIRREISKGTLQQHDRLPPERVLSETYGAARGTVRKALMQLESEGFVEIRPGSGTYVMHKTETAAASAIDNATPLELMDARFALEPHSCRLSVLHGRHADFDRMEELCELMEASLDDPAAFSEADTQFHRAIADSTRNGLLVWILTQIGSVRGQDDWTRMRRLTLDEPTITTYNRQHRQILDALRAREPERAATIMKEHLETARLSLTRASET; the protein is encoded by the coding sequence GTGGGTGACGCACAAAGAATGGGCTCGGCGGACATTGCCGGCCTCATCCGGCGCGAAATATCGAAGGGCACGCTGCAACAGCACGACCGCCTGCCGCCCGAACGGGTCCTGTCCGAGACCTACGGTGCCGCGCGCGGCACCGTGCGCAAGGCGCTCATGCAATTGGAATCCGAAGGTTTTGTCGAGATCCGCCCCGGCAGCGGCACCTATGTCATGCACAAGACCGAGACGGCGGCGGCCAGCGCCATCGACAACGCCACACCGCTGGAACTGATGGATGCCCGATTCGCGCTCGAGCCGCACAGCTGCCGCCTGTCGGTCCTGCACGGCCGCCACGCCGATTTCGACCGGATGGAAGAACTTTGCGAACTGATGGAGGCCAGCCTCGACGACCCCGCCGCGTTTTCCGAGGCCGACACGCAGTTTCACCGCGCCATCGCCGACAGCACCCGCAACGGCCTGCTGGTCTGGATCCTCACCCAGATCGGCAGCGTCCGCGGACAGGACGACTGGACCCGCATGCGCCGCCTGACGCTGGACGAGCCGACGATCACCACCTACAACCGGCAACACCGCCAGATCCTCGATGCGCTCCGCGCCCGCGAACCCGAGCGCGCCGCGACCATCATGAAGGAACACCTGGAAACCGCCCGCCTGTCGCTCACGCGGGCCTCCGAAACCTGA